TGATTTGAGTTGATTGGATTTGGGTGTATTTGACACATCTAACTATTACTCCCTCATTTACTCTTCAGTTAAGTCGCAGGCGGGCGGGAGGGCGGCGGGGATCTTAATAGCAAAAGCTGAGTATCATCCACTTAATGCCAAGCGTTCCTCCAGGCAAAGAGGAAGGAGAGTATTCCATTAAATCATTACACCAACAACTGCTTACAATACTTATTACAACAGATCATAATTGATTCATCACCGCCAACAACTTTAGGATCTTATCAACTTGAAACAGTTAAGGTTTTTAATTTCTAAAAGCTCCCTACAGCAGATAAACCTATATCAGAAAGGAAAATCTCCTGAGCTTTAAGAAAGCTACGAAATCAGGATATTAAATGGGAGCACAGAGCAAATTGCAACAAGGAATCAACTAAACAGATGGCAAGACCAGATAATTTAAAAGCATTTTACCAACAAAACTGAACCATAAATGATGTCAAACAAAGAGAAAAGGTGGATAGCTAACCAGAAAGATAGCGAAGACCATTGCTTCCAACTTCAGTATCAGACAACtccaaacatttcaaattttgaaGACCTAAACAGACAAAAATTACATGCAAACATCAGCACTTCTTTCGGGTGTTCAAACAACAGCTTTTTTAAGAGGCAGACtattaaattatgttaatgaaATGAGTGTAGTAAAGAAATGAACTAACAGATGAAAACAAGCAAATGCAGGGAACATTTAGTTAAATTATTTATACTTGAAAAATGAAGCAATTTTGAATCTCAAAACATTTATTTCCTTCACAAACATAGAATAAGGTTAATTAGGTTTCCGATGGCAATACCCTCACCGCATATATCAAAGGCAACGGTAACATTACTTACAAGGCAGTCTCTTGCAAAGAAATCCAAAAAGCAAATATTATTATTCCGATAAACTCATTATACCGTTTTATTCCTTAGATAACTTATAAACTTATTCTACTAGTTAGAGAGAATAATTTCCAATATCTTGTGAGAGCAACTCCAAACAACCTTATGCTAAATCTCCCGAGTTCATTCTTATTCCACTAGCTATGGAAAAGGACTTTCTAATATATTGCAAGGGCAACCCCAACTTTCTTTTTGCTAGAGAAAATAATTTCCACTGGCAAGAGAAAGTAAACTTATTCCAATAGCTACAGAATAATTTTCAATTTCTTGTGAGGGCAACTACAACTTTTTGCTCTATCTCTTGAGTTCTtcccatttttttctcttttttggaAGAGTTGTTTCCTTCCCTTTAAATATGCATATATCTGAATGTTTATATGATACATATTGCCCCAAATCGAACAATAAGGAAATATTAATGAATGTTACTAATAACCTGTCAAGTGAACCAGCCCATTATCACCAATTCTGCATGAATCCAAGTTCAAGCTCTCCAAATTTGTCAAACCTAAATAAGTATTACAAAAGAAATGGACTGTAGGTCCCATAAAAGTAATTTaagaaatttcacaaaaaatacaTATATCACAAGACACTTTATAACATGTTCCACAAAGAATAATCTCATTATGTGGATAAATAATTTCAGTTCTACCAATATCCTCTTCATTATCAGATCTTCAAAATAGTAGAGTCGACATATATCAAACAAAAATACATAGTTTATTATGCTATCTAACAACGTGAGAGAGCACCTTTTAGGTGTATCAAACATGCATCACTGATGTcattgaaacccaagttcaatACTTTCAGATTACCAAGCTCTGTCAAAAGAAAATACCCATAAGTCAAAGGCCATCTCAGAACTTTTTTAACTCTACAAACATGGAATGGGTAAATATGAAACTTACTAGAAAGCTTCTCACATCCATCATCGGATAAGTTGCATCTGCTAAGATTCAAAAATAACAGAGATACAAGCACTacggaaagagaaagaaaaatgtcAAGAATGTCATGTTTATGTCAAAGTACCCGAagcaataaaattaaattttatacaatagatcgatcaatttgaaattttctcaCAATAACATGATAAAATGTTGAAACTAAAAGATTAATCAGTAAGAAACACAATCAGGAGTTCCCATACAGATTTATAAAACCCAAAAGCAGTTACTGTCACGAGCACCAAAATACTGAACTGGAAAAGGGAAGGGAATGGATGATTTAAATGAAACATCACGTTTTAACAGCAGAAACAGAGCTGCAATTTGCAGTTCCAGATTCCATCTGGCTCAAAATGGTTAGCAGTATGGATGAAAAGATATATACCTGAAAGAGTATCAAAGCACGAAGCTGTAACTGGGCAGCCCTCCAAGTTCAAAACAGAAAGATTTTGCAGACCTGGAACAGATTAGAAATAAAATCAATTTCAGGGAAATAAGAATTCAGAAATCAGCAGCAGCCAACTACAGAATTCCTATAACCTTCTATAAGTAGAAAACGCTCGAGCATTAACTCTCAAGTTAAATGAACTAAAACAAAAATCCAGTTTCCACAAGGCAAAATTGTATACCACAACTTGCACAAAAAGCAAGTAAACCAAGAATTAGAGAAAGGAGACCTAAGCAGGAAATTTAAAAAACTAACTGATTCATTCTGGTCCAGAGGTTTAAAATGACTTTCTTTTGATGGAATTAGGCATGCATATAGCAAACAAACCTTCTAATATCGGCCACCTTAGTTTAGATTAAAGCCTTTATGTGTGTCTGTTGGGGGGGTAGGGGGTTGTAGACTCATAAAAATCCACCCAAATCTGGGCAGCCCAACAGAAGAAACTATCTGTCAATTTATCATATTCATTTTAATACCATAAGGTCAAGTATCGCAGCAAATGAAATTGTCATGTAGTACCTTTTAAATAAGTGATGCCAAAATCTGTAACCTTACTACAGGAAATCTGTAAGCTTTTCAAGTTTGTAAGCCCTAAAACATGATAAAAGAAGTTAGTGCAGATACAAAAATGAATTAAGTAAGTCATATTAGTATTACTCAGCAAATTAAAGCAATAGCAGAAGTAAAAGAGGGAAAAAATGAGTCCATTTAAAAGTGTTCTTAACCTTCATGCGACCAAGTGGCCAGACAAAGAAAAGACAAGGATCAAGAACAattgaaaagagaaaaatatGATTCCAACAAGTAATGATGGCCTATTGGAATGCTACAAAAAGAGAAATTTCAACTGTCAAATCCTATGACAAAGGTAGCACAGTCGAGTCAttgggaaatatatatatatatatatatagccaaccGGAGGTCAAGAGAgcggaaaatttttaaatataagccAAGTTCAAGTCAAGGCAAGACAAGTTTCTTCAGAAGGAAGGTAAAAACACAACTATATTTATGTGGGAGATAGCAAATGAGAAGAGAGTTAACTGGAGAATATAATGTTCTGGAAAAATCTACCAAATGGCAGTAGCAAACACAATGTAAGAATCACCTGAAAGAGGCTTCATATCAGCATCTGTTATGCAATTACACCATTTAATACTAAGAGACTCTAACTTTGTCAAACCTGTAGATTGATAAACAGAGCTCATCAGCCAAATATAAAATAATGCCAACACAACATCCATAACTAATATGCAGAATAACACCCCAAAGAAGTGCATTTCAGTATATGCTAACTAGTCAAGGGAAAGGCCAAACCCATCATGAAATCATCTCCTTATATATTCTGTCATTCAAACATTTCCACTAGTGTAGAGTTAACTTTAAGAACTAACAACTCAAATCAGCTGAAGTTGAACTAACTATCATGCACCCTAAAAGCGGAGAAAGAGGGAAGGGTGAACGAAGTTCAGATGGCCCATAATGCTACTCTTCCAAAATATGTTCCTCAGGAGCGCTTGCAGCCTCAGGAACAGCAAAAATCCTTGTTAAGAAACCAAAAAGTAGAGACAAGACAATCATACAAGTAGAAAACTACCTTTGATGTGAATAAGCCCCCCGTGAATCCCAGGACATTTTTCCAGGTCCAGCTTCATCAGGTTTACTAGGCCAGATAAGGCAGCCATTCCTTGTGCAGTGATTGCACTGTTTCTCCGAAAAGTGAGACTCCTCAAGTTTGAGAGACCTAAAAGATTTCACGTCACATGCAGACATAGAAAATTACCAAGATATGCAAAATTGTTGAATCTATACTAAAAGTTTAACTCATAACTGAGTTAGGATCACAAgttaattcaacaccaactcgattaagaaaatataaaaaaaacagtttttttaaatattataaaaagggTGACTAtgtcatttaatatttttaatacaatATCTTTGAAAAAAATAaccatttattttaaaaagtaCTATATACAAAACAACTATGAACTACCCACCTCCTGTAAGAACAGtactttcacaaaaaaaaaaaaggcaccaACAATTAAAAAAGTTCTATGTATATTTATCTTTTTTTAAGCATTGCAAGTTCGAAACATAAGTGTTTTCGTCACCAAAATATGCGTCATAAGGTAATCTAGTATCAAGTTAATGAAGTAGctgaaaggaagaaaagaaagaaaccaGACCAAGAAGGAAATAGTAGAAGAGTAatcactaattttttttttttttttggggggggggggaggcAAAATATAAACAGAGAAGCGACTTTGAAAGATAAAATTCAATTTGTCAAAACCTTAGGCCAGAATTCAGATTTGCCTGGTTATGTTGCACCACAGGTCGCAATCAAAATACttgttatttaatatttttttcctatTATGGAATTTTGGCATTTGATAGATCAGAATCGTAAAGCATTAAAAGGTTACCACTGATGTGTTTTAGCCCACGGTCAGAAATCTGGTCAcagtaatttaaatttaaatcttgAAGGTTCACGCAATCTTTGAGATATATCAATCCAGGATCCGAAACATCAGAACCAGAGAGGTCTAGTGAAAGCAAGGATGAGCCTTGTGAAGAGATGACATCCATCCAATTCTCATTAACCCCGGGGTAGTCTCCCAGATAAAGGTCCTATTGCAAAGAAGATAAGGCATCATGGTTCAACTAGACTGATCAACAATTGAGTAAATATTTGACAATGATTTTG
The Gossypium arboreum isolate Shixiya-1 chromosome 10, ASM2569848v2, whole genome shotgun sequence genome window above contains:
- the LOC108489184 gene encoding uncharacterized protein LOC108489184 isoform X1, translating into MGAACSRKRDQLDNVDGFDRGVSGRYCKSGSSKWLATTFSRPVLEIQREKKKCPLLLELCTYKIREDIDNYVSFSTLPRDLSQQIFNELVKSQRLTDVSLEAFRDCALQDLYLGDYPGVNENWMDVISSQGSSLLSLDLSGSDVSDPGLIYLKDCVNLQDLNLNYCDQISDRGLKHISGLSNLRSLTFRRNSAITAQGMAALSGLVNLMKLDLEKCPGIHGGLIHIKGLTKLESLSIKWCNCITDADMKPLSGLTNLKSLQISCSKVTDFGITYLKGLQNLSVLNLEGCPVTASCFDTLSVLVSLLFLNLSRCNLSDDGCEKLSKLGNLKVLNLGFNDISDACLIHLKVHFFCNTYLGLTNLESLNLDSCRIGDNGLVHLTGLQNLKCLELSDTEVGSNGLRYLSGLCKLESINLSFTVVSDGGLRELSGLTSLKSLNLDARQITDAGLAALTSLTGLTHLDLFGARITDSGTSHLRNLRNLRSLEICGGGLTDAGVKNIKDLSSLSLLNLSQNCNLTDKTLEMISGLTGLISLNVSNSRVTSAGLRHLKPLKNLRSLTLEACKVTANDIRRLQSAGLPNLVNFRPE